One Prunus dulcis chromosome 8, ALMONDv2, whole genome shotgun sequence DNA window includes the following coding sequences:
- the LOC117638060 gene encoding acetylserotonin O-methyltransferase-like, whose protein sequence is MEDKQRELGGKEKEEEHAKVEIWKYVFGFVEIAVVKCAIELGIADAIESHGSPMTLLELSSALRCDPSPLYRIMRVLVHLKIFKEKPATQLGPKVYVQTPLSKRLLKSGKNSMAAFILLESSPVMLAPWHGLSARIQGVNNPAFKAVHGEDVWSYAAANPNHSKLINEAMACDARVAVPAVLESCLEVFKGLETIVDVGGGDGTTLRLLVEACPWIRGINFDLPHVVSVAQECDRIENVGGDMFDCVPKADAAIIMWVLHDWGDDECIRILKKCREAIPEDKGKVIIVEAVIEEDNEKQDKKLTNVRLMLDMVMMAHTNTGKERTMKEWGYVLVEAGFSRHTITPIHVVQSLIQAFP, encoded by the exons atggaagatAAACAAAGAGAGTTAggaggaaaagagaaagaagaagaacatgcCAAAGTGGAAATCTGGAAATATGTGTTCGGGTTTGTTGAAATCGCAGTGGTAAAATGTGCCATTGAGCTTGGAATAGCTGATGCAATTGAAAGCCATGGCAGCCCCATGACACTCCTAGAGCTATCATCTGCTCTAAGATGTGATCCTTCTCCCCTCTACCGCATCATGAGGGTCCTAGTCCACctcaaaatattcaaagaaAAACCAGCAACCCAATTAGGCCCCAAAGTTTATGTACAAACACCTTTGTCCAAACGGCTATTGAAATCCGGAAAAAACAGCATGGCTGCCTTCATTTTGCTAGAGAGTAGCCCGGTAATGCTGGCACCATGGCATGGCCTCAGTGCCCGAATCCAAGGTGTTAACAACCCGGCATTCAAGGCAGTACATGGAGAGGATGTGTGGAGCTATGCCGCGGCCAATCCTAATCACAGCAAGCTCATCAATGAAGCAATGGCTTGTGATGCAAGGGTGGCTGTGCCTGCTGTGCTTGAAAGCTGCTTAGAGGTGTTCAAAGGGCTCGAGACAATTGTAGATGTGGGTGGGGGTGACGGGACTACTTTGCGCTTGTTGGTCGAGGCGTGCCCTTGGATTCGAGGCATCAATTTTGATCTTCCTCATGTTGTGTCTGTTGCTCAAGAGTGTGATCGCATTGAGAATGTTGGGGGTGACATGTTTGATTGTGTTCCAAAGGCTGATGCTGCAATTATCATG TGGGTTCTTCATGACTGGGGAGACGATGAGTGCATCCGTATCCTTAAGAAGTGCAGGGAAGCTATTCCGGAGGACAAAGGGAAGGTGATAATAGTAGAAGCTGTAATTGAAGAAGACAATGAAAAACAAGACAAGAAGCTAACAAATGTGAGATTGATGCTAGATATGGTGATGATGGCCCATACAAACACAGGCAAAGAAAGGACCATGAAAGAATGGGGATATGTTCTTGTTGAGGCTGGCTTTAGCCGACACACTATCACTCCCATTCATGTTGTCCAATCTCTTATCCAAGCTTTTCCTTAA